In Virgibacillus sp. NKC19-16, a single genomic region encodes these proteins:
- a CDS encoding SDR family oxidoreductase has product MNVLVIGANGKVGKKIVQKLADSKHEAIAMVRKEEQMDKLKEIGASNVVLADLEKDFSHAFDGVDAVIFAAGSGGSTGADKTLIVDLWGSIKAMDMAKEKGIKRFVQLSSIGAGNPDEQGDKIKHYMVAKGVADRSLQATDLDYTIVRPGVLTDEDPIGKIKTADVFSSNIDDKSITRADVAHVLVNVLERPNTSKKAFEVLQGEKSIGEAMNAL; this is encoded by the coding sequence ATGAATGTATTAGTTATCGGAGCGAATGGTAAGGTAGGTAAGAAGATTGTGCAGAAGCTTGCCGACTCCAAACACGAAGCGATAGCGATGGTTCGAAAAGAAGAACAGATGGATAAATTAAAAGAAATTGGTGCATCCAACGTAGTTCTCGCCGACCTTGAGAAAGATTTCAGTCATGCATTCGATGGTGTTGACGCAGTTATTTTTGCAGCAGGTTCCGGTGGATCAACAGGGGCAGATAAGACCTTGATCGTTGACCTATGGGGTTCCATAAAAGCAATGGACATGGCCAAGGAAAAAGGAATTAAACGTTTTGTACAATTAAGCTCTATTGGTGCCGGCAATCCGGATGAACAAGGTGATAAGATTAAGCATTATATGGTTGCCAAAGGAGTTGCCGACCGCAGCTTGCAAGCAACAGACCTTGACTACACAATCGTTCGCCCGGGTGTTCTTACCGATGAAGACCCGATAGGAAAAATCAAGACTGCAGACGTCTTTTCGAGCAATATTGATGATAAGTCTATAACAAGGGCGGATGTGGCACATGTACTTGTGAACGTGCTCGAACGTCCAAACACTTCGAAAAAAGCGTTTGAGGTCTTGCAAGGTGAGAAATCCATTGGCGAAGCGATGAATGCTCTATAA